One segment of Stappia sp. 28M-7 DNA contains the following:
- a CDS encoding response regulator yields the protein MKNEKILLVEDSAFTRRLLRGMLKDLGFHAVTEAADGMEAEQLLKLHRFDVMLIDWRMPRQDGAEFLTKLRAHDNSVTASTPAIIISAHVDLVLLQRAATLGAQSVVVKPFSLQILKSHLDAALGRPIDRALPAARPDAKPAALPDPAAIAEPGPAADDDLYEIVYL from the coding sequence GTGAAGAACGAGAAGATCCTCCTCGTGGAGGACAGCGCATTCACCCGCCGGCTGCTGCGCGGCATGCTGAAGGACCTCGGTTTCCATGCCGTCACCGAGGCAGCCGATGGCATGGAGGCGGAGCAGCTCCTGAAGCTGCACCGCTTCGACGTCATGCTGATCGACTGGCGCATGCCGCGCCAGGACGGCGCGGAGTTCCTGACCAAGCTGCGTGCGCACGACAATTCCGTGACCGCGTCCACCCCGGCGATCATCATCAGCGCGCATGTCGATCTTGTCTTGCTGCAAAGGGCGGCAACGCTCGGCGCCCAGTCGGTGGTGGTGAAGCCGTTCTCGCTGCAGATCCTGAAATCGCATCTCGACGCCGCGTTGGGGCGCCCCATCGACCGGGCATTGCCCGCTGCAAGACCCGACGCGAAGCCGGCCGCGCTGCCCGATCCCGCTGCCATCGCGGAGCCGGGCCCTGCCGCGGACGACGACCTCTACGAGATCGTCTATCTCTAG
- a CDS encoding response regulator codes for MQDEAEKAADGAFVLLVEDDPDDVVIIRQSLKASSVPVRLEVASDGAEALDHLNRAAAAGSAAPDLILLDLNLPVMTGTEFLGKLRQHARLSAVPVCVFTTADDPVTIRRAYAAGANAVVTKADSLAGMSEVLHTIVEFWFRVAERYRGE; via the coding sequence ATGCAGGATGAAGCGGAGAAGGCTGCCGACGGCGCTTTCGTGTTGCTGGTCGAGGACGATCCGGACGACGTCGTCATCATCCGTCAGTCGCTGAAGGCGTCCAGCGTGCCTGTCCGCCTTGAAGTCGCCTCGGACGGCGCCGAGGCGCTCGACCATCTCAACCGCGCTGCGGCGGCCGGTTCTGCCGCGCCGGACCTCATTCTGCTCGACCTCAACCTGCCGGTGATGACGGGAACGGAGTTTCTCGGCAAGCTGCGCCAGCATGCCCGGCTCAGCGCGGTCCCGGTCTGCGTCTTCACCACGGCCGATGATCCGGTGACGATTCGCCGGGCCTATGCGGCCGGCGCCAATGCCGTCGTCACCAAGGCCGACAGCCTTGCCGGCATGAGCGAGGTCCTGCACACGATCGTCGAATTCTGGTTCCGCGTCGCCGAGCGTTATCGCGGCGAGTGA
- a CDS encoding phenylacetate--CoA ligase family protein, with translation MSAEHFDNLEIREPGERDADLFARLPAHVADAMAKAPGWASHLEGYDPASLVDRAALARLPVLRKPDLMAAQAQTPPFGGFATAPLSAMGRIFMSPGPIWEPQGGEADPWSAARAFFAAGFRAGDIVHNALSYHLTPGGFILDHGARALGCAVFPAGVGNTEMQVEAIATLRPSGYAGTPDYLKILLDKAAELGRDASSLRRGLVSGGALFPSLRAEYRERGIEVLQAYATADAGVIAYEAAADQGMIVNEDVIVEIVRPGSGVPVPEGEVGEVVITNFNRAYPLIRFGTGDLSAVLPGRSPCGRTNMRLKGWMGRADQRTKIKGMFVDPKQISELLGRHPEITRARLIVERQAEQDVMRLAYEAETHGDGLDQAISATLREVTKLSGRVERVLPGALPNDGKVIADERNYEA, from the coding sequence ATGAGCGCAGAGCATTTCGACAACCTGGAGATCCGCGAGCCGGGTGAACGGGACGCCGATCTCTTCGCGCGGCTTCCCGCCCATGTGGCCGATGCGATGGCGAAGGCGCCCGGCTGGGCCAGCCACCTTGAGGGATACGACCCGGCCTCGCTCGTCGACCGGGCAGCGCTCGCCCGTCTGCCGGTGCTGCGCAAGCCGGATCTGATGGCAGCCCAGGCGCAGACCCCGCCCTTCGGCGGCTTCGCCACCGCGCCGCTGTCGGCCATGGGGCGCATCTTCATGTCGCCCGGTCCGATCTGGGAGCCGCAGGGGGGCGAGGCGGATCCCTGGTCGGCGGCGCGCGCCTTCTTTGCCGCCGGCTTTCGGGCGGGCGACATCGTCCACAACGCTCTGTCCTACCACCTGACGCCGGGCGGCTTCATTCTCGATCACGGCGCGCGGGCCCTCGGCTGCGCGGTGTTTCCCGCCGGCGTCGGCAATACCGAGATGCAGGTCGAGGCCATCGCCACCCTGCGTCCGAGCGGATATGCCGGCACGCCCGACTATCTGAAGATCCTCCTCGACAAGGCGGCGGAACTCGGCCGCGATGCCTCATCGCTGCGGCGGGGGCTGGTGTCCGGCGGCGCGCTGTTCCCCAGCCTGCGGGCGGAATACCGTGAGCGCGGCATCGAGGTGCTGCAGGCCTATGCGACGGCCGATGCCGGCGTCATCGCCTACGAGGCGGCCGCCGACCAGGGCATGATTGTCAACGAGGACGTGATCGTCGAGATCGTTCGTCCGGGCTCCGGGGTGCCGGTGCCGGAGGGCGAGGTCGGCGAGGTCGTGATCACCAATTTCAACCGGGCCTATCCGTTGATCCGGTTCGGCACGGGCGACCTGTCGGCCGTGCTGCCGGGCCGCTCTCCGTGCGGGCGCACCAACATGCGGCTCAAGGGCTGGATGGGCCGCGCCGACCAGCGCACCAAGATCAAGGGCATGTTCGTCGATCCCAAGCAGATTTCCGAACTGCTCGGCCGGCATCCTGAGATCACCCGCGCCCGGCTCATCGTCGAGCGGCAGGCGGAGCAGGACGTGATGCGTCTGGCCTACGAGGCCGAAACGCATGGCGACGGCCTCGATCAGGCGATTTCCGCCACCTTGCGCGAGGTGACCAAGCTGTCGGGCCGGGTCGAGCGGGTGCTGCCCGGCGCCCTGCCGAACGACGGCAAGGTGATCGCCGACGAGCGCAACTACGAAGCCTGA
- a CDS encoding ABC transporter substrate-binding protein — translation MRMKTLLAGSVLLGLAASFAAPALAEDSVYIQLPTYRTGPYAGSGIHIANGMSDYLAMINERDGGVNGVKIAFDECETGYDTQKGVECYEQAKAKNTLVFNPWSTGITLQVIPKSSVDKIPVLSMAYGLSAAADGNTFPWVFNPPDTYWDGLSAIIKYIGEQEGGMEGLKGKKIGYIFLDAGYGREPIPLLENLAQKYGFEVLQYPVPGKEMQNQSSQWLSIRRDRPDYVVMWGWGAMNPTAIKEAVKNRFDMSKFIGVWWAGGDEDARAGGAGAKGYKSVSFNNVGADYPALQDIKKLVVDAGKSSTPASTVGENLYNRGVVNAVYMVEAIRTAQEMTGKKVINAEDMRVGLENLKIDEARLEAIGLKGMIAPIEITCANHSGHHSLFIQEWDGEKWTPATDWFSPMTEEVTPILMQASKDYATSNAPWPTREDACPAN, via the coding sequence ACCGGACCGGCCCTTATGCCGGCTCGGGGATCCACATCGCCAACGGCATGTCCGACTACCTGGCGATGATCAACGAGCGCGACGGCGGCGTGAACGGTGTCAAGATCGCCTTCGACGAGTGCGAGACCGGCTATGACACGCAGAAGGGCGTGGAGTGCTACGAGCAGGCCAAGGCGAAGAACACGCTGGTGTTCAACCCCTGGTCGACGGGCATTACCCTGCAGGTGATCCCCAAGTCGTCGGTCGACAAGATCCCGGTCCTGTCGATGGCCTATGGCCTGTCCGCCGCGGCCGATGGCAACACCTTCCCGTGGGTGTTCAATCCGCCGGACACGTACTGGGACGGCCTGTCGGCGATCATCAAGTATATCGGCGAGCAGGAAGGGGGCATGGAAGGCCTCAAGGGCAAGAAGATCGGCTACATCTTCCTTGACGCCGGCTACGGCCGCGAGCCGATCCCGCTGCTCGAGAACCTTGCCCAGAAGTACGGCTTCGAGGTGCTGCAGTACCCGGTCCCGGGCAAGGAGATGCAGAACCAGTCGTCGCAGTGGCTGTCCATCCGCCGCGATCGTCCCGACTATGTCGTGATGTGGGGCTGGGGCGCCATGAACCCGACCGCCATCAAGGAAGCGGTGAAGAACCGGTTCGACATGTCGAAGTTCATCGGCGTGTGGTGGGCCGGCGGCGATGAGGACGCACGGGCCGGCGGCGCGGGCGCCAAGGGCTACAAGTCCGTCAGCTTCAACAATGTCGGTGCCGACTACCCGGCGCTGCAGGACATCAAGAAGCTGGTCGTGGATGCGGGCAAGTCGAGCACCCCGGCGAGCACGGTGGGCGAGAACCTCTACAACCGCGGCGTCGTCAACGCGGTCTACATGGTCGAGGCGATCCGCACCGCGCAGGAGATGACCGGCAAGAAGGTGATCAACGCCGAGGACATGCGCGTCGGCCTTGAGAACCTGAAGATCGACGAGGCACGTCTGGAGGCCATCGGCCTGAAGGGCATGATCGCGCCGATCGAGATCACCTGCGCCAACCACTCCGGTCACCACTCGCTGTTCATCCAGGAATGGGATGGCGAGAAGTGGACCCCGGCGACCGACTGGTTCTCGCCGATGACCGAAGAGGTCACGCCGATCCTGATGCAGGCCTCGAAGGACTACGCGACGTCGAACGCCCCGTGGCCGACGCGTGAGGACGCCTGCCCGGCCAACTGA
- a CDS encoding ABC transporter ATP-binding protein: MDANARQTETSASTILAVNNIEVIYNHVILVLKGVSLTVPEGGIVALLGANGAGKTTTLKAVSNLLQAERGDVTKGNIVFKGEQVQALSPSDLVRRGCIQVMEGRHCFGHLTIEENLLTGAFTRRDGDAAVKASLEKVYAYFPRLRERRSSQAGYTSGGEQQMCAIGRALMSKPNMILLDEPSMGLAPQLVEEIFEIVKELNEKEGVSFLLAEQNTNVALRYATYGYIMESGRIVLDGAAKALRENEDVKEFYLGVGGEGRKSFRNVKHYKRRKRWLA; encoded by the coding sequence ATGGACGCCAATGCACGGCAGACCGAGACGTCCGCTTCGACCATCCTCGCTGTGAACAACATCGAGGTGATCTACAACCACGTCATCCTGGTGCTGAAGGGCGTTTCGCTGACCGTGCCGGAAGGCGGCATCGTCGCCCTGCTGGGCGCCAACGGCGCCGGCAAGACCACGACGCTGAAGGCCGTGTCGAACCTTCTGCAGGCCGAACGCGGCGACGTGACCAAGGGCAACATCGTCTTCAAGGGCGAGCAGGTGCAGGCGTTGTCGCCGAGCGACCTGGTGCGCCGCGGCTGCATCCAGGTCATGGAAGGCCGCCACTGCTTCGGCCACCTGACCATCGAGGAGAACCTTCTGACCGGCGCCTTCACCCGGCGCGACGGCGATGCCGCCGTCAAGGCGAGCCTCGAGAAGGTCTATGCCTATTTCCCGCGCCTGCGCGAGCGGCGCAGCAGCCAGGCCGGCTACACGTCCGGCGGCGAGCAGCAGATGTGCGCCATCGGCCGCGCGTTGATGAGCAAGCCGAACATGATCCTGCTCGACGAGCCGTCCATGGGCCTTGCCCCGCAGCTCGTCGAGGAGATCTTCGAGATCGTCAAGGAGCTCAACGAGAAGGAGGGCGTGTCCTTCCTGCTTGCCGAGCAGAACACCAACGTCGCCCTGCGCTACGCCACCTACGGCTACATCATGGAATCGGGCCGCATCGTGCTCGACGGCGCCGCCAAGGCGCTGCGCGAGAACGAGGACGTGAAGGAATTCTACCTTGGCGTCGGCGGCGAGGGGCGCAAGTCGTTCCGGAACGTGAAGCACTACAAGCGCCGCAAGCGCTGGCTCGCCTGA